TTAATCATTTcttgttatatttatatttaagacGTGAAATTATGTGCCGAGTGGCCAACTCATTCTATTAAACTACTCTTTCACCTCAACCCATGATAacaataaagactaaaattgtaattgaatttatgtattttgttgGGTTGGATTTGTGAGCcacgatatttttttattattgtcatgGACTGAGGTAGAAGAGTAGTTTAATAGTTTTATCTTCATAatacaattcaattcaatcaatcaacaatcaataaaattataattaaatttgtgtATTCTACTGGGCTGAATTTGTGGGTTACGagacttctttattgttgtcatgaGTTGAGGTGGAAGAGTAATTTAATACATTCGTCCGCTTAAGCAGGTGTCAGTTCAAATTttgccttgtgcatgcagcaatccATTAAACAGCGATAAACTCTTAAATGAAAGTCAGATCCATTAAGATCACACttctttatattttaacaatacttttaactttttatttttgaataaaaaaaaagtgtttctaaaatattaaaaagtattattttaattttaataatattttttaattgttgtcGAAGTTGATTAGTTGAAGTCACCATAACACGCACCCATTAATCTATCTTAATTTATAGAAAATGTAACCAACTATCCTAATCTTCTAACTAATTTcaatcattataattatattcttGAAGAATTTTATCATCGAGAATAGACAAAATAAGATATGAACTGACATAATATAATCATAGAATTAAATAACAATGTTAATGTGACACacttgtatatatgtatgtgcaGATTGGGAATGCATTATTGGATGATGAAACAGATCAAAAGGGAATGGTAGATTATGCATGGGACCATGCTGTGCTATCAGATGGTGTATACCATAATATCACATCAAATTGTGACTTCAGATATGCAAATCTAACAGATGAAGGTCTATCAAAGCCATGCAATGATGCACTCAAGAAGTATTTTGATGTGTATAAAATCATTGACATGTATAGCTTATACACTCCAATGTGTTTCACTAACACCAACAGTTCCACCAGAAGGGATACCCCTAAAGTTATCAAGGGCATTGCTCCTCACACTTTCTCTAAATTTGTGagatttcatttcatttctttttgtcaccaatttaatttaattatgttattttttggtACTCACCCAACCTAGTTTATTGTTGTTTTGAACAGGAAATGTGGCATCAAATACCAGCCAGTGGATATGATCCTTGTGCATCAGATTACACCGCAGCATATCTAAATAGGCCGGAAGTGCAAGAGGCACTACATGCCAATGTCTCCAAAATTCCCTACAAATGGACTCACTGCAGGTATCAGCTACATAGATCAAACGACGTCAAATTGTTCtgttttgaattatgtatgTTCTCACTGTTTTTTTCCCCTTAGTGATCAAATCAACACTTGGAATGGGTCACCTCAGTCCATGCTTCCTATTCTCAAGAAGCTCGTTGATGGTGGAATTCGCATATGGGTTTTCAGGTAAAAAGATATTGCATCATTCATGCATACTATTGTACTagtctctctttaatttcaacTGTGACATTACAAtaattatttttccattttgtAATTCACTTATATAGTGGAGATACCGATGGAAGAATCCCTGTAACTTCCACAAGATTAACATTGAGAAAATTGGGGCTTAGCATTGTTCAACATTGGACTCCTTGGTATACCAGCAGACAGGTATGTTAGATTATGCACAACTTATGATCaatgattaaattatataagtttatttattgaattttcaattaggtctttatactttttttctttttcgatgAAATCCTTATactatatcaaattttttaattaagtccctACTGTGACAAAAACGCTAGAATTATCCCGTCAAACAAAACGAATATGCTTAACACTTGACCGAATATTCTGTAtagtttaacagaatattccaTTACTTTCAACGTTTTTGTCACAGTAGGAACTTGTTACAAAATCTTATATGATGTAAGGAcctaatttgaaaagaaaaaaagtataagaacctaattaaaaattcgatGAAACTATGGAGACTAATAGAGTAATTAACCTAATTATATATTATGGGATATGGTTTGAATATTGTATTTTTACAGGTGGGAGGATGGACAATTAAATATGATGGGCTGACTTTTGTGACTGTAAGAGGTGCTGGTCATCAGGTTCCAACTTTTCGTCCTAAGCAAGCTCTTCAGCTAATTAGACATTTCTTGGAGAACAAGAAGTTACCGGAACACCCAATTAAACAAAGCCCCTTTTGATTTAACATTTTGATGTTTGCTCCAAATCAACATTATTGGATATGTATTTTCTGTTCTTTATAGGGGTTTAGAATTAGTTTGTTTCCACCTTTTGTTGGAGTGTACTTATGTCCTGAGCCTTTCTATATTGTGATTATTGTCCTGGGTTTGAAATATTCATGTAATATAGATCAATTCAATAGTCTTCTTCTGTACTCCTTTTTACAAGTGTTGAGTCTTTTCTcaaattatatacataaaaaatacaaaatatgcaAAGTTCTATATCATTGTTTCTTTTCAGTTCATATGTGATCAAGGGATTGTAATATGTACCAGCTACTACTGTTAACAACACTGGAATTTGTTTACCTCACAAGTCCCTTCtatttacaaataaataaatatgagtCATGTTAAATTTCAGAAAACCTCAATTAGAGATGAGTTTAATTTGTCCATACTTAAAAGAGCACCAAATGAGTTAGCTATGATAATCCAAAACAACTTGGTCTGAGAGAGAATTGGTTCAAAACAAACGAAGATGTAGTAAAGTAATGTCAGTTGAATATAACTGAATatgaataataacaaaaatgatGTACAAACAAGGCATTTTCGCATGTAAGAAAAATGTTTTGAGTTTGTATAGTAGAGGAGCTCGGTCGAACTTCTAATCATCAAATAGATGAGATGTGAAGGACCCTCCATCACAAGTTCATATCATCATGGCTCCAAATGCACCAGCCGGGAATCGAACCCGGGTCTGTACCGTGGCAGGGTACTATTCTACCACTAGACCACTGGTGCTTGATATTTAGCATAAATATTAATGACGAAGTTAAATAAGTTTCTATAACATTTCTCAAATGAATATTTATGACTTTTGACATATTCAACCTGGCCTAGACCCAAAACAGAAGCCCGAGGCCCCAGCCTAACCCGGATTTCAAACCTACGTTTCCCTCTCCCCTTGCGCGTGGGAGACTGAATCGTGCCTTCCTTGCAGCTGCTCCCCTTGACAAATCGGCTAGATGATCGAAAACGTCCTTGGTATACAAGCAAACAGGTATGTTAGATTATGCTCAACTTATGatcaataattaaattatataggtaaccaatttgggttggtcgagtggtcagctTACTCGTCCGTTTAAGCAAGTATCGGAGGTTCaaatcccgccttgtgcatgcagcaacctaTTGGCCAGCAGCAGACCCTTaattaataaagtaattaaaccaATTATATATTATGGGATATGGTTtgaatattgtattttttttctaaagataATACTTTTATTGCAATTAAATGATTCAATTACAATACCCACACAAACAAGGATAAGcatatacaataataaaaatttgggaAACTCCCAGAATCAATAATACCAAGCTAAAGCAGTAGGGATTAAAACAAAAAGGACAAGCTATTATCTCCTCTCTAGTTTCAGTTGCTATGCCTCCCAAGTCGCCAAAATTCTTCCGCAAATGTCAGAGCTTGGGACAGAATTTTTCCAACCTCAACtttgcaattttcaaaaatgagaGCATTCCTGGACAACCAGATATGCCATAGAAGATAACACACTTGActgattttttcttttgagtctcttcttcttctcaccgTTTCCATCAACTGACACCACCACTCCCATGGTTCCATAGTCGAATCTCTGAGAATCACACTTGTTACTGGTGATTGATTCCAGACTTGCACAACTCCCGGACAGAAAATCAGAGCATGGAGGTGCGTTTCTGGCAGTGAAGAACATCGCGGACATAAATTGGGGATTTGAGGTATCCTCTTATGAAGATTTGTCTTCACTGCTAGCCCTTCGTGAGCAAATTTCCAAAGAAATGCCTTGATTTTTGGTTGGCATCGAACCTCCCAGATGCTCCTCCATAGTTGTCTACTTTAAAATCTGACATGAAGATCTTCCATAGGCTTATGAAAAAACTTGTAAGCTACTTCATATCACGTTCTAACATTGTACTGACCTGAATCATGCTTTATCCACTTGACTGAATCTTCACCTTCTTCAATGTCTATTTGGCAGATTTGTTGTGCTATGTTGGGACTAAACTTACTATGAATGAGCTGTGTATTCCAACCCTCTTATCTCATTGAATAGTTGTCTTAGCCAGATCAAATTTCCATCACTGCAGTCTTCTTCCTGTACTTGAAAGGGAGGTAAGTTACCAAACCATggttcttctttgaattttaCTATACCCTGTGTCGTGACTTTCCATTTGGTACTCTGTTCCAGTACTTTTCTGCTTTCCAATAAGCTCTACCAAGTCCAAGATGGTCTCAGGCATGGTCTTCTTTGAATATTGTATTTTTACATGTGGGAGGATGGACGATTAAATATGATGGGCTCACATTTGTGACAGTAAGAAGTGCTGGTCATCAGGTTCTAACTTCTCGTCCTAAGCAAGCTCTTCAGCTAATTAAACATTTCTTGGTGAACAAGAAATTACCGGAACACCCAATTAAACAAGGTCCCTTTTGATTTAACATTTTGATGTTTGCTCCACATCAACATTATTGGATATGTATTTTCTGTTCTTTATAGGGGTTTAGAATTAGTTTGTTCCACCTTTTGTTGTTGTGTACTTATGTCTATATTGTGATTATTGTCGTGTTTGAAATATTCATGTAATTGGAATTGAGATCCACTTAGTTCAAATCAATAGTATTCTTCTGTATTCCTTTTTAGTTCATATGTGATAAAGGGAATTGTAATATATACCAGCTACTACTGTTAACAACACTGGAATTTATTTACCTCACAAGTCCCTTCTATTTACAAATAAATAGATATGAGTCATGTTAAATTTCAGAAAACCTCAATTAGAGATGAGTTTAATTTGTCCATACTTAAAAGAGCACCAAATGAGTTAGCTATGATAATCCAAAACAACCTGGTCTAAGAGAGTTGGTTCAAAACCAATGAAGATGTAGTAAAGTAATGTCAGTTGAATATACTTGACTTGAATatgaataataacaaaaatgatGTACAAACAACCCATTTTCACAAGAAAAACGTTAGTTTGTTAAATGTCTCACTCTCACAAAATCcacactttttattattttcttctccagaTTTCTTAGAGAACTAATATTTGTGTTACTAATAATTAggtaataaaatagaagatgagCAAAGATTTGTTCTTAaccttttccattttttaaaatactatgcattcaacaaaaattaactcaaataGTATAGGAGCTCGGTCGAACTtctaatcatcaaattgatgaGATGTGAAGGACCCTCCATCACAAGTTCTTTTCGTCATGGCTCTAAATGCACCAGCCGGGAATCGAACCCGGGTCTGTACCGTGGCAGGGTACTATTCTACCACTAGACCACTGGTGCTTGATGTTTAGCAATTAATATTGATGACttttgacattattttattttttgatcaGGACCCGGGCCATCAACCTGCCCGAGACCCAAAACAGAAGCCCGATGCCCCAGCCTAACCCGGATTTCAAACCTACGTTTCCCTCTCCCCTTGGCAAATCGGCTAGATGATTGGAAACGTCCCCGTGCGGCGGCGCTCTGAACAATGACAGCGTCACCGAAAGTCCCCCTCGCCAGTCTGCTATCGTCCTCCTTTATTCACCGGAATAGCATCCGATCGTCCTCGTCTTCCTCGCCCGCAGCAACTAGTCGATCATGATTGTTCGTAGGAAGCAGCACAACTGATTTCATCCATAGCACAACCAGCAGTGGGCGATGGAGAAGATAGAAGCGTTTCCTGCTCGGCATCGAAGGTCGCTCTCACCCTTTTGTCACCCGATCATCGTGTTCATCATTGCCGGCGTAATCTCCACCTCCTCCCATCGTTCCCGTCTTTGAAGCTCTTCCATCGCCGTCCTGAGGTAcggtttttatttttgaacaaaATCCTGAGGTACGGTTTGAATGGGCCATTTTTAAATAGAGGCCCAAATTATATGGGCTTTAGTATGGGCCGGGTTGGATAGGATAGGGAGGGTGTTTGTGGTAGCGGGTCGGATCTGATTTGATTACTGGTCGTGTGTGACTGTGAGATTCCACTCTGTACTGAATCATTCCGATTTTCCCAATTCGCAGATCGAAGTCGAAAATGGGGGGAGGCCACGGCGAGGGCACAACCTACAAAGGCATAACCATACACCAACCTAAGCGGTGGCACACCGTCGCCGGCAAGGGTCTCTGTGCTGTTATGTGGTTAGTTTCGTTCGTTCTTTTTCTCCGTTTCGATTTGCACTCGCTACTGATCCATATTCACCATGTCTCGGCTTTTGTGTTCTTCAGGTTTTGGGTGTTTTACAGAGCAAAGCAAGATGGTCCTGTAGTGTTGGTAAAATCTTCAATTCTAACCTCTCTCAAGCTTTCTTTATTTCCATTTCTATCAAATTAATCAATCCAATTATTGATTTTTGTGTGCGTTTTTTTCTAGGGTTGGAGGCATCCTTGGGAGGGCCACGATGATCATGGCCATGGTGGTGGACACTAGGTATGATCTTCTTCAATTTCCTCATCATCTTAGTGTTGGAGACTTGAGTTTATGGAATGTGTTATTATCTTCATATTgtatttaagttttatgcacACCCTACTTGTTATGTAGAAAAAATGACTCTTGTCCACATTCAACGTGTCAATGCTCATCCAAAAACACAGATATGTTTCAATGATGGTCTATAAGTGCATCACAGTTAAACTTATTGGTTATTGCAATAAAAATCTACACCCAATGTGTCCATTCTGTTGCTGGCATGTGCTATGTGGTTGCAATATTTTTGTAGTTGATGGTTATTTTGTTGTCTGAGATCATTGTTGTTACTTATTAATCAACTTATCAATAGTTAATGCATCATTATAGACATCTATGTGTTACAAACATTAGAAATCAAAGTCCAAAAACAGAAGAAAGGGAACCATGTTATCAAATCTGATGatacattgatttttttttttaccaccATTATGTTTTTGGAAAAATATTGGGAAGCAACTTTTCATGCCAacatttttctttccctttaaATTTATCTTCTACACCCTTTTAATCTTTGCTCGTTTGCTACTTAGTTGGCTGAAAAAGTTGGTTTCCTAGCAAAACTAGACATTTTTATGATTGTTATTTTTCGTGGTGACACCATGAGATATAACTGATGCTCGTTCAACTGTTGGAGTGCAAGGATTATGCGGTTTTCCTTCAAaagtttctttctattttttatgatataccTGGTCAGATTGCTTGTTGGTTGTTCCTAGTTTGTATATAAGAGATATATGGTATATACAATATACAACTTAGTGTTTGGCAAACATTTTGACAAGTGATTGAGATTTAAAATTTCATCTAAATCTAGAAACTCCATAGATACACAAACagggagaaaaaaaatttcagaggATAATTTGCATAGTGATGTCTAACATGTATGCATTTGATTTTGCAGCAGACTTCAGCTCAGAAAAGGGGAACAACAAATCTTGAAGAGTCTGTGTTTGCCGTTAGTTTCAAATGTTTACCTTATCGCATCAAATAAATTTAGCAGCAAAAGAAGAGATTTATTTTGCATAATTTCATGAACAATAATATTGTACTTTCAGAACCATACCCTGTCAACTTTGGTGATAGTTATGATTGTTTGGATAAATGTTTCATGTCTTTTGGCTTTGGGAGTAATTTATGTTATAGACTCAATATTTGTGTATCTAATTGAGAACTTTGGTGTAACGGTGTTGTTGACAATCCTTTTCTTAATCCTTACCTATAATTTGTTCCACCAATAACGATATTAAATTACTCTCAAAGTAAAGTAAAACATTATGAtatatggtttatgattttatcTGAAGTATGGATTATCTCACAAAACAATGTATACAATAGAATTGTGTTAGGTATGCTgaccttcacataagaagtcggtatcaaccacgacttggtcagaagaggtcggatgaaagattagctggcagataagcactcattcaaatgagtaaccgccccaaaaatctctctaaccgcctcataaagccatatcttaacctccccaagataatagggacggttactaccctaaagatacggcactacaccAACAGTGGTTATTGGCCCAtctctataaatacactgacactccctcaggtatctctaagtccaatactctctaagACCTGcttacactcttgctaacttaggcatcggagtgtctttgcaggtacccccccATTCCCTcgcgagcacaagtcggacggagcctcccgagttgcgGACCTTTCCGGAGTTCTCCTCCATCACACACTTGGGCCGCCAAACGCCATCCATATTATTAATCTCCAGTTACctaccgtaacattggcgccgttgccggggaaccgaGAGATCACTCAACGATGGCGGAtagatcccacgaagaaggccatgtggaaacaggttctgaacaagagaatctagaCATGGGCAATGGCAATGAAGACAATGATCAACACAGAGAGGGCACCTCCGGAGTAAAGAATCCGAAGGTAAATTCCTCAGATGGACGCGAATCAGAAAAGGGCGGACCACCTCACGTAACTGAACTAATGGGATTGGTCCATAGCCGCTTGGAGCAATTGGAACAAGAGCGGGAAAGGCAAAAGGAAACCGAAAGGTACcttaaagaggagatggaacggcgaaaagagttagaaaggaAACTCTTGCAgctagaatcctccctcaaaaACTCCCGCGATGAAGGAGAAGATCAACTCCCGGGCGGAGAagatcctttcagcgaggacatcatgagggcaaaagttccaaggaacttcaaaagccctgatatggacctctatgatGGAACTACGGATCCCAAGCATCATCTTAGCAActttaaaagtcggatgtacctagccGATGCCTCCGACGCTACGAGATGCAAGgctttcccgaccactttatcgaaagcagcgatgaagtggttcgatagcctccccCCAAGATCCATCACtagttttgaagacctctcaaggaaaTTCCTGACGAGGTTCTCAATCCAAAAAGATAAAgtaaaacatgcaccgagcctcctgggaataaaacaggaggtcggagagtcTTGTACAAGAAAgggctgaaaagtacatcaacatggaagagaatgcaAAGCTAAGAGACCCGAGTTCGCGGCCTGGACCTACTTCCTCCTCTagggaaagggaaagggaagtcaGGAAGAAGGACGAACCCGGTCTCGAAAGGCCCAGAAagtatcactcttatactcctctaaagacttctatagtggatgtatacagagagatttgcaaCACTGAAAGGCTGCCACCCCCAAGAcctattaagaataaaaaagggggaagcCGCAGCGAGtactgcgagtaccataaaatatatggtcactccaccaacgactgctacgacctcaaaaatgtgatagaaaagctggctagagaaggtcggcttgacagataTCTCATGGAGAGGTCGGACATTCATGGAAAAAGAAAGCGGGATGATATGGACAGGAGAGATCCTCCACCGCAGACTCCTGAGAGACACATCCACatgatctcaggaggatttgcgggaggaggaGTCACTAAAtcttctcgcaaaagacatctcaaaagagtctaccaGGTTGGGGATGAGACACCCGACCTCCCCACTATATCATTCACAAAGGAAGATGGGCAAGGGATAATCCCCGGGCATGACGATCCCGTGGTAATAACCATGATCCTAGCCAacgcccatctccacagaaccctagtagaccaaggaagctcggcggacatcctCTTCAAGCCCgccttcgacaagctagggttggatgaaaaagaattgaaagcTTACCCCGACACCCTATATGGGTTAGGGGatacgccaataaaaccactgggATTTTTACCCCTTCACACCACCTTTGGAAGAGGGGAAAAATCAAGGACTCTGagcatagacttcatagtcattgatGAAGGGTCAGCTTACAATGCCTTAATTGGCAGAACCACCCTTAATCGactcggagcagtggtatcaACTCCTcacctctgcatgaaattcccgactcCAGGAGGTATAGCAATGGTGAGGGGAGATCAAAAATTGGCAAGGAAGTGCTATAACGAAAGTCTGAATCTGAGAGGGAAGGGCAAAGAAGTCCACACCATAGAATTAGGTGGCGCAAGAACCAGAGAAGAGCTACGACCCCAgccgggaggaaaaaccgaggagatacaagtcggagaggaggaaggaaaaaacacttacataggagccaacctagggaaAACCCTGAAACAAAGGTTGGGTGAACTCCTAAGAgctaattccgacctcttcgcttGGAAGGCTTCCGACATGCCCGGGATTGATCCCGAGCTCATGTCTCACAGGCTCTCGGTTTACCCAGGATCCCGACCTGTACagcaaagaagacgcaagctcggcccCGAAAGGGCCTCCatagtagaagagcaagtacaggcgctcctggaagccggctttatcagagaagtcaaatacccaacatggctagccaatgtagtgctagtcaaaaaacaaaatggtaaatggagaatgtgcgtcgactataccgacttgaataaggcatgtcctaaggacccttatcccctaCCGAGTATTGATACCCTGG
The genomic region above belongs to Arachis duranensis cultivar V14167 chromosome 3, aradu.V14167.gnm2.J7QH, whole genome shotgun sequence and contains:
- the LOC107477202 gene encoding serine carboxypeptidase-like 34, with amino-acid sequence MALCSDIRFNNNIVLVLLLLFGNEALGVFSSVVAEQEADRVYRLPGQPVVKFKQYAGYITVNETHGRALFYWFFEATDKPEHKPLLLWLNGGPGCSSIGYGEAEELGPFFPQNSSQPKLKLNPYSWNKAANLLFLESPVGVGFSYTNTSSDIKALGDKITAIDSHIFITKWFKRFPQFRSHEFYISGESYAGHYVPQLSELIFDNNRDPSKEDYIKFKGFMIGNALLDDETDQKGMVDYAWDHAVLSDGVYHNITSNCDFRYANLTDEGLSKPCNDALKKYFDVYKIIDMYSLYTPMCFTNTNSSTRRDTPKVIKGIAPHTFSKFEMWHQIPASGYDPCASDYTAAYLNRPEVQEALHANVSKIPYKWTHCSDQINTWNGSPQSMLPILKKLVDGGIRIWVFSGDTDGRIPVTSTRLTLRKLGLSIVQHWTPWYTSRQVGGWTIKYDGLTFVTVRGAGHQVPTFRPKQALQLIRHFLENKKLPEHPIKQSPF
- the LOC107477207 gene encoding NADH dehydrogenase [ubiquinone] 1 beta subcomplex subunit 2 codes for the protein MGGGHGEGTTYKGITIHQPKRWHTVAGKGLCAVMWFWVFYRAKQDGPVVLGWRHPWEGHDDHGHGGGH